The DNA region TCCTTTCTAGAATTCGAACCTAAATCTTTAATATTTAAAGCTCATCCAAGTGAGCTACTCATCCCAATACAACAAAATATTGATTAAATAAGAAAAAACATTCATAAAAAGTTCTTTCAAAATACTTGAAATCCTAATTCAACACAAAGTGGGTGTCTTCTTTGTGAATCCTAATCGAATCATCTCCATAAGTGTATTATGCGAATCCTCTCACTTTACCTCAAAATTGATTCATAGCATAAATGGTAGTAATAGTAATTGTATTGACTAACATGCAATCACACAACCCATCTTAGCTGACAAACACCATTAATTAATTGAAAGGCTAACAAATAGAACTATACTAGTCTTCTAATTGACATTAAGCCAGGTGTCTAAATGTATTTAATGAAAAATAATGATTCTCTTAGAAAGTTTTTGACTATATTCCATATATAGAAAATTTAAATAAAAACAATAATACTAACATAAATTATCCAGATTCTTAAATAAATTTGAAACATcaataaaaaaaacatgaatgAAATCATTTATTAAAATCATGTGGTAAGTATATTTTGTTTAGTGGGACATAACACACACTGATAGCACTTTGACGATTAATTTGATTCGGTATCACTTCTGATTTCAAGTAATTTTAATCTCTTTTCAATTATCACTgaaattaataataaaatgtGAATTATATAAAAAAGAAAGCTGCATTATTTTGCATCATCCATTAAACAAATATAAATAAAGTCAAAGCCTTTTTTTCACTGCTCCTTTTGAGTAGAAAAAGTGAAGAACAAATATAACTAAAATAAATTATTTCTGTTATGTTTTGTTTGCTTCACATTCATTCATCACTTTCAATTCCGTTACCCTTTTATTTCTTCATTCAATTCCTGTTCCAAGATTGAATTTTTATTCACTTTGAACCTTGATCTCTGAACAGTTTTTTGTTCTTCTCGGAAGATGGTTGTGGAGAATCAAAGGGGTTATTTGAGGGATGAAGATGGGGTCATTGACCGTTTTCCTGTCGGTATGCGTGTTCTTGCTGTTGATGACAACCCAACTTGTCTCATGGTTTTGGACAAACTCCTTCGTCAATGCAAATATCATGGTTTGTTGTTcctttctttttctctcttttaACGATTCTTAGGTTCAGTTTAACCTAATTCCTATTCCAAATTTCGTGTTTTCCAACATGTGTGTAGTTTTGCTATGTAAAAGTTGAAGGCTTTTGGTTTAAAATTTGAAAAAGTTGtgattttttttacttttttaaGTTACTAAATAGAGTTTAGGTTTGTGGAATCAAATGTTTGATTTTGTGGTTGTTTTTCCAGTTACTACATCTACAAATGCAATTGATGCGCTGAGAATGTTGAGGAGAAACAGAAATAACTTTGACTTGGTTATTAGTGATGTGGATATGCCTGACATGGATGGGTTTAAGCTTCTTGAGCTGGTGGGACTTGAAATGGACTTACCTGTGATCAGTAAGTGCATGCATACATGTGTTACTTTTGTTGAACATTCTTCTAAATGGGTTAAATTCAATCGGTAATTTTCTTGGATTTTATCTTATTGTAGTGTTGTCGGGACACAGTGATACAAATATGGTGTTCAAAGGGATTACACACGGTGCTTGTGACTATCTGCTGAAACCTGTTCGACTTGAAGAGCTCAAGAACATATGGCAACATGTAGTTCGAAAGAAAAAAACCGATTCCAATTATCAAAATAAGGCTTCCAACGAGGATAGGGTCGCTAATATTTCGGGGGGAAATAGTCAAAACATATTGGAAAACAGTGGTGATCAGAATAAAAGGATCGGTAAAAGAAGGAAGGACAGAGatgaagaggaagaagaagacgaagaaggTGAAGAGGAAGGGGAAGGGACTGGAGACGAGGATGACCCGTCGTCACAGAAGAAACCACGTGTGGTTTGGTCTGTTGATCTGCATAGGAAATTTGTCTGTGCTGTTAACCAACTCGGCTTGGAGAGTAAGTTTTTGacaatgaaaataaaataatattcTTGATTTGTTTGACTTCAGTGTTTAACAATAACAACTTCATATCCGGGCCTGGTTACTATAATTCCTGAAACGAGATTAATTCTGATGTTTGTTGTTGCTTTGCAGAGGCTGTTCCGAAGAAAATACTCGATCTGATGAATGTTGATGGGCTTACTAGGGAAAATGTGGCAAGCCATCTGCAGGTATATATATATGTTTGTTCTTGCTTTTGTAGCCACCATAACTGTGTTGTTTATTCTTCACAAATAGAAAGTTTATATTGATGAATTAAGAAGGATCAAAATGTTAAGAGCCTTACATGCTCTTGAAGAACATGTCACGTGTAGTGTTATGGATATTTCTTTTAATTAGTGTTACTTTTGAAAAAGCTTGATCCAACAAACTCAATAGTGGGTTGTTAACAATGTGGCTTTTTAAGACATGAAGTTGAAACTCATGTTTTCAAGTCCCACTGAAAATACACGAGTTTAGTCAAGCAATAATGTGTGCTTTTCAGTACTGTGATGGTTACATATGAAGCTCATTTTCCTTTTGTATTGCAGAAATATAGACTCTATCTGAAAAAGGCAGCCTATCAAGCTAACATGGTTGCTGCATTCGGTGGCGGTAACGATTCATACCTTCGGATGAGTGGAATAGATGGATATGCAGACTTTTGCACCTCGCCTGGATCTAGAAGGATCTCGAGTACCACCTTGCAATCATATTCATCAAGTGGACTTTTCGGTAGGCTGAATTCTCCTGCCAGCTTTAACATGAGAGGAATTAGTCCTTCAACACTGATTCGGCCTGTTCAGAGTCAAAACATCAACAGCTCGTTGAGCAAACTTGGAAACCTCCAGTCATCATCCATGATATTTCCCGCAAATCAAAGCTCAAGCTTATTACACAGTATTCCAACTGAGCTTAACCCAGTAGATTCCACTGGATTTGGAGTCACGTCCGGCTTCCAGGATAGTAGGGCTAATAACTGTTCTCTACAAGTCTCAAACCATCATTTATTGTTACAAGGAGATTCACGACCGACACACAATGCAAGGACATACAGAAATCAACCTTCTCTTGGTTCTGCTTCTTTGGGAAACACAAACATCGGCATTTGTGGTTCTTCTAATTTGTTGGATTATAATCGGTGTACTGAAAACTTCGAAAGTGAAGCGTTGCCTAAGTTTCCTGCCAGTTCTTTGCCGGTATGCGGGTCTTTCAATACTGACCAAACGCCTCCCACTAGCATTACTGCTTTGAACCAAATATCTCCGATTGGCAATATTccagttgacttttcatctggAGAAGCAATCAATGCTACTTTGAAGGATGCCAGAGATGTTTTGACGAGATTCCAAGAAGGCGGCTTTATTGAGAATATTATGCAGCCTTCTGGTTATGCCCCGCGACAAAGGTGGGAAGAACATAAAGTGGATTACAGCGAAAACATGAGACGTCCCTTCATAACGCAAGAGCCAAACGAGACAACATTAATGGATGGAGAAATGGGACTTTATGATGCCTACCCTATTGGATCATGTATTTGATTGCTTCTGATTCAACAAGAATCCAGAAACACTAAAATCCTGAAACTTACTCCTATCCCCAAGGAGTTTATTTCCCTGTGTAGTTTTTCTTTGGATGAACTCATTCTTATGTTGTTTATTATGCTAGAACAAAATAATTCTCTGCTAACATTTCTTATTCACAAATGTATGTGTTTTTAGCTATCTGACCCCTACCATCCCTTTTTCATTCTTGCTTAAAAGCTCAAGTAGTTTCTGCTTTTTTTCCCTCTTTTTAGATATAGCAAATGTTTTGAATGTATTTGTTAGTTCATGTGTTTTCTCTCTTAGGTGATGGTTAATACATTTATAAAATACTTTACCTGTTATTTGATTATAACTAATGTAATAAAAGTTCCCTTTCTTCTCTTTGTTAAATCTATAATTTCATTCAAGACCAACACATGGTCTAAAAGCTGATTTTTGAACATTTAACTTAACAGGAACAAGTTTCAACCTGTTTGTCACATTTATTATCATTTCTGAATTTATATGAGATAAATTGTATCAAACTTGTTATAAGTAAATAAAAAAATTTAGTAAATGAAAATACAAAGATGATTTCAAAATGTTCCAATTTCAAGCATTAGAACTCAGTTCAACTCAGTAAGCTGTGCTCGTCTTTCCGCGGCTTTTTTTCTAATAAATATTCCCCACCTTAAAGCTGCTTTGAGCTTAAGCCACCCAACAACAGCCTTCCCTGAGCACTTGACATTATCCTCGCCGCTGAACGGAGGCTCATACTCAAGCCTGTAACTGTAACAACTCTCATTAGAATGACCAAAATCAGCTCCTTCATTAATTGTCTTAAGTAACCTCTGCATATCATCACTCTCCAACATCTGTGAACTCCTAAGACGAAGCTCTTCCGCGACTATGTCTTCCAACCCTTGTCCATTTCTCTGCCTAGACCAGTCTCCATGATAATAAGTGCCTCCGTTTTCAGGACCTGTCATGTTGTAATTCATGGCTCCTGGTAATGCTATTTGTGAATCGTTTACAGATGTCCCTACCATCTGATAATCAGGACTGGATAAGTAGTTGTTCGTTATTTGCAAATGTTGATTCGGTACAGACGAGACGTACAACGACCTGCCCTTTGCAGATGCATACTGCTGGTCTTGGAAATTGTTGTGATGCATTTTATGAGTGTCAGCGGATTTTGATCCCCTTTTGGAATTAGTCAAAGAATTTAAAACTTTTCCATCATATTCTATCACTTGGTCCCAATTATCATATGCTTTTTTCACCAAGGAATCCACAGACATCTGTAATTCAAATTAATAAATGGCTTAATTTAGCTATTATTATCAAAATATCATTTCGGATATTTTTGTTGATCGCATATCAAAACTAAACATGATACGACATAGAAAATTGACCTTCTGATTTGGAGTGAGAGATTCTAAAGAGAAGAAGTGACCATCTGCAATGAGGCCTCTTAGCTCATATATGTTGTTGAACATAATGCCAGTGCTATTGGTTTCATCAGTGTAGTAAACAAAAAGCTTAGTACCCAAAACACATGTCTTCGCATGCTCCACAGTGTTCTCCCACATTCTGTTCGACATCCCACTACCAAGTATCTGTAGTAAAAGTTGCAAATAAGTTTGTAAAATGGAGTATTTTGAAAACGATAACATTGTTCCTGCTGTTTTCTAGGTTTAGTGCTTTGAAAAAATATGATTAAAGAACAGTGATATGGATTGTTGATGACCAATTCTTACACTTCTTAGTTTCTGCGGCTCACGAACAAGAAGACGCAGGAAATCTTCTACAGTTACTATTCTTGAttgaatcaattttttatgaaGTGCACCGTCCTTTGCTATCCGATCCAATCTCCAAACTTCATCGTGCAAAGCAGGTGGATAGTGTTTCTTGTACACTGCAAGTTGCAGAAAATAATATGTTCACAAAAAAGCCTTAATCATAAGCAAAAACCACAAGAGTTTGCAATCAGGAAACTTACATTCTCCTCTATGATCTTTAACAGCAAAGGCTTCGGTCTTACCCTCGCGCACCCGAATCTCATCACAATACCCAGGAGCCACCTTAACACCAAGCCTAAATTTTCTGCTTCTAATCCAGCTAGAATTGTCCGTGAAAGAAAGTTCGCCTAATGTTCCTACACCTTCCTTTAGACTAACTTGCAAATCACCGGTTAGAATTGGTCTCTTCCCGTCCCGTTCCTTTACTTGATGGCTTTCAAAGTGATCCTTTGTCCAATCATCATCAACCTCCTCATTAAAATCACCTTCAAGTACAACAACATTCAACTTAGAAACTGATTCCGGTCCAACTTGAACAACGTTGCCCGTGTTCGGATCCAACAAGATAACATGGATGACTGCTCCTTGCTCTCCCTCAACCTTCCCTCCTGTGAACAAATGAGGTGGCATTCTTGTTCTGAAATGAAGCTGCAGATTCTTTTCCCCCGGCGGCGAAGACCTGACTCAGATAAAACGTAATGTATTATATCAGCGACGGATCTTGGAATTTTCAGAATACTAATCTGACTAGAGGAACATACCTATCACCCAGTTTATCATGATCCAATTTCGCCAAAGCACGCTCCACTTCCTCACTGACCTATTGATCATGGAATTAGAAGGATTCACTAAAGAACTAATAATACATTGTAGATAATGAAATCATTGCTTATTTTAACTCACAATTTTTCTGAGTAGAGGTTCCAAAGATGAGCATAGTCTTTGCAAACTATCCACCTTCAAAGCTTCTACAATCACACTACATTTCAAATGTTGATTAATGTTAATGTCACAAATTAATGTTACAACAATTAAGAGCAACATAATAGTAATCTAACTAACATCACATGTTATCAAAGATCTATAGCAGACACCAATTGGTCTAGTGATAATTGACGCTGGACGGTAGGGAGGACCACGGTTCAATCTCGCACAACTGCGATTGGGAGGAGACTGAAACCACTTGATGCCAAAACTAAAACTGAATCATATAGCAGACTCATATCTCACAGTACACTAATCATCTTATCAATAACACTAAAACATGTAAAATAATTCAAAGTTATTGTTCTTATAGAAAATCACAAAATGAATATACTAAAGTAATATTGAAATACCTGGCTAAACCAGGTAGTTTTGGCTTCTTTGAATGAGCAAGATGAAGTTGGTCCTCATTAACTACATCATAACTTCTTTTCTCCAATTTATTGTTCTTAGAACTTTCCATTTCTAGAACTTTATTCGATCTCTATAAAATATTTAACTTGGTCAATTCTGAGTGATGCATAAGATAGTTAATCtagatgatgatgatgatgatgatgatgagttgaTAAACACAAAGAAAGTAAGCAAGGTTGTTTGTTTGACAAATGTGTGTAATCTAGACGATGACAAAAAAAAAGTAATGGAGATTTGTTTATTTAGTATAGATCTATAAACATACAAGTTGGTTTTATTAAAAACTATAGAAAGGGTGTTTTTGTTAGAATATATAATTGATGTTCACAGCTGGATTGGATGTGATGATGAACGTTGGAAATTGAAACCGCGTTTTCTATTGTCTTTTGACTTTGTTATTAGTTTGTGTCGGTGTGAAGACAGAATCAGCCCTCCATATTGACATTAATTACTTACTTTTGTCTTGCAACATTGCATATTTATCACCAACAAGAACACATTTTCTATATCACTCTAATTTTATTCAAAATATTGGTTTTTTTTTCATGGAGTTAAAGATTTTTCATttttgttgaattgtaattttTTATATCAAACTAGGTTGTTTGACAGAAGTAAGAAAGTATCGAATCATCTAATGTGTTAAattgtattagtgtgtcgaagtgtcaaagcatgttgtttcacacatgatttcgacttaggtatattttagtagtgttaactattttgtgctttgacttagggagtaagttaacctaaatctataaatagggtGAGTAACTCGTATTCTTATATGTTGTATTCATAGCATTGTATTCacagaattttgcagttgcaaagtgaataaagaagttttccacatGTTGTGAGCAGAGAAAAACTTTGCAAAAAAatgttgagaatgtatcaagtgtgagtagtgtgggtaatagtcctacattggttggaaatgtggagacttggtcatttataagtgagagaactcactcacctatcaccttaaggttttaggtgaatatgtggtgtgtcaCTCACAAAACTATTGCTCTAAAAAGAAGTTGCACAATGTTAAATGCTTCatagtgaaaaactcccccaacaaatggtatcacTTGAAATAAAAAACGTTTTGTGCAgtacaagagtttgtggaagtaagaagagctttcactggtcgaattagagaaaactctggaaccaaggcaaccaaagaggtggtgttgcaggtagaggaagaggtggtggtcaaaagccagacaatAATCACATTTGACTAGAGTCACATTCaatgttacaattgtcagaagcggttacaacgagagatgaagagagattcaaggatCAGTGGTTGTCAACATATGGTTggtcaacataaagccctcaatgaagaatatggtgaaatttgcaaatgacaatactctagcagctgaaggtgttggtgatgttcttattatgaggaaagatggcagAAGATCAGTAACTAGCAactgaaggtgttggtgatgatctaattatgaggaaagatggcaaaagatcagtaatttcaaatgtgttgtacataccagacatgaagagcaatttgctcagcatacGACAGTTAGTAAAAAAGAACTATAAGGTGTCGATCGAAGAaaagatgatgagagttctcgacttAAATGGAagtgtaacggtaaattcatgagatgaagagagattcaaggatCAGTGGTACTTGAACTCgggatgctcatcacacatgtctggaaggaaagattggtttgtcaacatatggttggtcaacataaagccctcaatgaagaacatggtgaaatttgcaaatgacaatactctagcagctgaaggtgttggtgatgttctgattatgaggaaagatggcagAAGATCAGTAACTAGCAactgaaggtgttggtgatgttctaattatgaggaaagatgacaagagatcagtaatttcaaatgtgttgtacataccagacatgaagagcaatttgctcagcatacGACAGTTAGTcaaaaagaactacaaggtgtcgatcgaagAAAAGATGATGAGATTTCTCGACTTAAATGGAagtgtaacggtaaattcatgaccattaagctatggataaacttaacatcaataaaactagagtcaccgttgcgcttttattatttccaaaggaaaagggaaaagtaggaacaaaacccaaagataagaagttttcaaatcaaaactaataaaatgccagggattacaggtaagagggttggttacacagagggaatgtgttagcacccaaagtgtcctaggtactcctagggagcccttttttatgtgtgtatgtgtttttggtataaaagatgtttgaaacaaatcgagtgtagggatgagaaaataattcattaattatatttttgtgtttgacaagaccttcggacttatgcctacgtaccaacataaaatgagggatcaaaacctcgtagttcgtggtatcacTTTCA from Lathyrus oleraceus cultivar Zhongwan6 chromosome 1, CAAS_Psat_ZW6_1.0, whole genome shotgun sequence includes:
- the LOC127085782 gene encoding two-component response regulator ORR24, with the translated sequence MVVENQRGYLRDEDGVIDRFPVGMRVLAVDDNPTCLMVLDKLLRQCKYHVTTSTNAIDALRMLRRNRNNFDLVISDVDMPDMDGFKLLELVGLEMDLPVIMLSGHSDTNMVFKGITHGACDYLLKPVRLEELKNIWQHVVRKKKTDSNYQNKASNEDRVANISGGNSQNILENSGDQNKRIGKRRKDRDEEEEEDEEGEEEGEGTGDEDDPSSQKKPRVVWSVDLHRKFVCAVNQLGLEKAVPKKILDLMNVDGLTRENVASHLQKYRLYLKKAAYQANMVAAFGGGNDSYLRMSGIDGYADFCTSPGSRRISSTTLQSYSSSGLFGRLNSPASFNMRGISPSTLIRPVQSQNINSSLSKLGNLQSSSMIFPANQSSSLLHSIPTELNPVDSTGFGVTSGFQDSRANNCSLQVSNHHLLLQGDSRPTHNARTYRNQPSLGSASLGNTNIGICGSSNLLDYNRCTENFESEALPKFPASSLPVCGSFNTDQTPPTSITALNQISPIGNIPVDFSSGEAINATLKDARDVLTRFQEGGFIENIMQPSGYAPRQRWEEHKVDYSENMRRPFITQEPNETTLMDGEMGLYDAYPIGSCI
- the LOC127085866 gene encoding calmodulin-binding protein 60 F, producing MESSKNNKLEKRSYDVVNEDQLHLAHSKKPKLPGLASVIVEALKVDSLQRLCSSLEPLLRKIVSEEVERALAKLDHDKLGDRSSPPGEKNLQLHFRTRMPPHLFTGGKVEGEQGAVIHVILLDPNTGNVVQVGPESVSKLNVVVLEGDFNEEVDDDWTKDHFESHQVKERDGKRPILTGDLQVSLKEGVGTLGELSFTDNSSWIRSRKFRLGVKVAPGYCDEIRVREGKTEAFAVKDHRGELYKKHYPPALHDEVWRLDRIAKDGALHKKLIQSRIVTVEDFLRLLVREPQKLRSILGSGMSNRMWENTVEHAKTCVLGTKLFVYYTDETNSTGIMFNNIYELRGLIADGHFFSLESLTPNQKMSVDSLVKKAYDNWDQVIEYDGKVLNSLTNSKRGSKSADTHKMHHNNFQDQQYASAKGRSLYVSSVPNQHLQITNNYLSSPDYQMVGTSVNDSQIALPGAMNYNMTGPENGGTYYHGDWSRQRNGQGLEDIVAEELRLRSSQMLESDDMQRLLKTINEGADFGHSNESCYSYRLEYEPPFSGEDNVKCSGKAVVGWLKLKAALRWGIFIRKKAAERRAQLTELN